From the Candidatus Zixiibacteriota bacterium genome, the window CCTCAGTTCGGACCCGCAACGAGAAAAGACAATGGGGCGGTTGGTAAGATTGCGTAATCAACTGGCTCGGCGGGAAGGATACAACAACTTCTTTGCTCTGTCGGCGGCCGGACTCAGGATAGAGGTGCCGGCCTACTTGCAATTGTTGGATCAACTCGAACAGGCCAGCCGCGAAACATATAGCGATATGCTGGAAGGACTGGATTCCGGCCCGGACGGCCGCCCGGTTGAAATATGGGATATTGGACTCTTGCTTCAGCATGAAGCGGAACGTGAGTTGGAGAGATACTTTCCTCAGGACTCACAATTCACATTCGTCCATCGCACATTTGACTCTTTGGGTTTCTCACTGAAGCAGTTGCCGCTGTACGTACACACTCAGTCGACCGGTGGCGGGCAAGTGCAGTGTCTGCCGATCAAGTCACCGCACGATGTACGTATATGGGGTCAGGTCTCCGGGGGCGTCGGTTCTTCGGGGGCGTTGCTGGGTCAGATAGGACAGGCTCTGCATGCTCTGAGCATTTCGCAGGATCGCGCCCTATTCGTCAATGAGAGCCATCCACACTGGCGCGACGGAATCAGCCGTCTGTTTGCATCGCTGATCTCGGAGTCTCCCTGGCTGGAGCGATACGCCAACGTCCCTCCGTCGGTGGCAGAGCGGTTTCGGTCCTCAGAACAAAAGGCGCGAATTGTCTGGTTGCGAATACTGCTTGCTCATCTGAAATTCGAGCATGAGATGTACACCGATTCCGACCGCGACCTGAATCAACTTTATTGGAGTACCATCGAACAGTTTTTGATGATTCCACGGCACGAAGAGCTGGTCATCTGGCCGCTGGTCGAGGTGTTCACCCACCATCCGGTCAAGCTTCAGGCGGCATTGTACGGTGACTTGATCGCGGCTCAAACCAGTGCTTACATTGAAAAGCAATATGGTTCTCTGACGGGAAGCAATGAAGCCTACTCGTTTCTCGTCCAGAATTACATGCGCTTCGGTAGTCGCTATCCATGGGAGGAATTACTGGAGCGTGGTACCGGTGAACCTCTGAATCCGCAGCATTTCATTGCGCGCTTGGGTTTGTGAGCACCACCGCAGTTGCAGACTGCAATCTAAAAGCCAAGTCCGAAGGCCGCTTCAAATCCCACACAAGCAGCGTTGAACCCAATCTCGGTTCGCCTATTGGGTAGACTATTCCCTTCGGTGAAAGCATACTTGTAAAAGAGCTCAAAGCGAGCATTCGTGGTGGCACCTGTAAAGTAGAACTGTCCAATGCCAACTCGAATGAACGGGTGCCTGCCCAGACTACGGTTTCCACTCATCCAACGGTAATGGCCTGATACCGAACCGACTTCAAGTTTGGTGAAGAGCGATGAACGACTGTCAGGTGCGAATCGATAAAGCCCATAACCACCGATCGACTCGATTCTGGCCGGAGAAAGACCGGTCCCCCTGCCGACGCGCCACACAGCTTCCAAACTGAGCCCGATTCCCAGACGAGGTGAGAAGTATCTTTCAAGCGAGACTCCACCACCAAATAGAATCAGTTCAGCTCGGGCGTCATTGTAGCCACCCAAGAGATCGGCAACCGGTCCAACGAGCATTCCACTTGTCAGTTTCGGAACGAACATGTAACTAGTGTGACGGATATTGAACACTTTCCCTGCCGGTTTGGAGAGCCGCGGACGTTCGGCATTGATGCTGCCTGCGAGGCAGAGCGTCAATGCTGTAAGGAGAACGGAAGTCGTCAGTTGATGTTTCAAAGTTATTACCTCCACTTCAATTCATGCACTCACTGCTATATGATAATTACAGGCCGGTGGGAAGGCAAGGCCAATAGATTAGACTACCGTTGCGGCACGAAATTGCTTGTAGCCCTTGATCTGCCGCCTTAGTTTGTGCCGGTTGTCGATTGCCGACGATCTTTACCGGACGATGACAAGGAACCGACTATGAACAAAACCGACAACATTACCAGTGGTCCCATCACGCGCACGGTGTTTTCTTTGGCCGTGCCGGTGGTGTTGGGCATGTTGATGGAATTCGCGCTGGCCAGCACCGACTATTTCTGGGTCGGCAAACTGGGCGCTACGGCGCAGGATGCCATCACCTCATCGATGGTTGTCATCTGGACAATTTTCGCTACGATCAGTCTGGTGAGTGTCGGTGTCACGGCTTTGGTGGCGCGATATGTCGGAGCCAAAGAGCTGGACCGGGTCGTCTTCTACATTCGACAGGGTGTGGCCATGGCGATCGGTATGGCCTTGCTGTTTTCAGTCGCTGGTTATTTTCTCACACCCTCAATGCTCAGATTCATGGACACCGGTGATGCGACCATGCTGCACGCCGTGCCCTATCTGCGCATCTTCTTTCTGTCATCGGTGTTTTTCTTCCTGACCGATACTGCTTATGCTGTCTTTCGCGCCTCCGGTGATACGCGGACCCCGACTAAGGTCAGCGTGATGGTCGTGCTGTTGAATATGGCGCTGGACCCACTTTTGATTTTTGGATGGGGTCCGGTGCCGGCCTTAGGCGTGGCCGGGGCCAGTCTTGCCTCGGCTATCGCCCTGGGTGTGGGTAGTACTACCATAATCGTGCGAATGTTGCGCGGTGGCTTGGGGTACAAAGTGACGGGCCTGGTTTCACGGCTGCCTCAGTTTGGGCATCTGCTGAAGATTGCCAAGATCGGTCTGCCGGTCAGCACGCAACAGTTTGTGTTTATCTTCGTCTATTGGTTTTTGATCAAGATCGTCCACCAGTTCGGCGAAACAGCGGCGGCGGCCATGGGTATAGGTAATCGGATGGAGTCGTTCTCCTATCTGACCTGTTACGGTTTTTCGGTAGCGGCTTCGACCATGGTTGGTCAGAATCTGGGAGCCAAACAACCGGATCGTGCGGCGCGCTGTGCCTGGGGCGCCACCGGCACGGCGGTCGGGATCACTTTTATCATTTCGCTATTGTTTATCTTCCTACCGAAAGGGATAGCGTCGATATTCACCGACGATCCGGTAGTGCTGGAAATCGCCATCGACTACCTGATAATCCTCGGTCTTTCGCAGATGACCATGGCCTTGGAAATTGTCCTTGAAGGCGCTTTCGGCGGCGCGGGCGACACGGTGCCGCCGATGGTTGTGATGATCCCCGGATCGGCCATCCGAGTACCCTTGGCCTACTACCTATGTTTCAATCTTGACTGGGGAATCAACGGTGTCTGGTGGACGTTGACGATTACTTCCGGCTTTAAGGCTTTGCTGCTATCGCTCTGGTTCAAACGCGGGAAGTGGAAACTGAAAGAGGTATGAGACACATGGACTCCGAACAACTTGTTGATTCTGCCAGGGCAGCCAGCCTATACTAACACCAAGTAGCGGTTTAACACAAGGATGAACATGCCAAAAAGATTTGTGCGTTTTGACAACCCTGAGAGCAAATCGGCTGAGTACGGAAAGATCGAAAACGACCGTGTATTTGCTCTCGATCCTGCTTCCGGAGAACCTGCCGGAGATGCCGATCAAGGCTTTGCGCTGACCGATGTCAAACTACTGGCGCCGGTTGAACCGTCGAAGATCGTTTGCATCGGTCTAAACTACCACGCTCACGTGGCGGCCTCGCAGTCGGCTGACAACGCACCCAAACAGCCGTTGATTTTTCTAAAACCGCCATCGTCGGTTATCGGACCGGGGGATGCAATCGTGCACACGGCACAATCGGAACGAGTCGACTATGAGGCGGAACTTGGCGTGGTCGTCGGTCGCACAGCCAAAAATGTGTCACGCCGGGATGCTGACAAGTTCATTCTCGGCCTGACCTGTGTCAACGATGTTACCGCTCGCGATCTGCAGAAGAAAGACGGTCAATGGAGTCGAGCCAAAGGTTTTGACACTTTTTGTCCAGTGGGTCCCTGGATCATCACCGGCGTTGACTACAGTGATGTCCTGGTCGAAGGGATTCTGAACGGAGAGGTGATGCAATCGGGTCGCACCTCGTTGATGATTTTCGACATACCGTACCTGATCAGCTACGTTTCGTCAATCATGACTCTTTATCCCGGTGACCTGATCTCCACCGGAACACCGGCCGGGATAGCACCGATGAAACCCGGCGATGAGATCGAGGTGCGGATCGAAAACGTAGGCTCGCTGACCAATCCGATAGCGGCCCCGGGAGCAGTCTGATAATGAACCTCGTCTGCCAACAGGTGTATGACAGGTGGAGCGGCTCGATATGTCGCGGGATGGATTCTCTGAGCGGGTAATAAGGAAGGTATGACCGAAAGACTCTACTATCACGACAGCGGCTTGCTTACGTTCCAGGCAACAATCGTCGGTAGCCGGGACGAGGACGGCCGGAGTGTTACCGTTCTGGACCGGTCCGCTTTTTATCCAACCTCGGGCGGTCAACAGTTCGACACCGGTCGTTTGAACGACTGTGACATAATCGACGTAAGCGAAACCGAAGACGGCCAGGTACGACATTACTCGGTGCAAAGAGTCGGTGAGGTTGGAGATGAAGTGGCAGGCCTGGTTGATCGTGATCGCCGCCGCCGGCATTGCTGTCTGCACACCGGTCAACATATACTCAGCCATGTCTCTATGCAGTTGTATGAATTGAAGACCGTTTCGGTGCACCTCGGCGACGAGTATGGTGCCGTTGAGCTGGACGGCGGCAGTCTGTCGCCTGAGGATATCATCAGGCTGGAGCTGCGGGCCAATGAAATCGTTGGTCGGGCGCACCCGGTAGAGATCATTTTTGCCGAGGGGGACGAGCTGGCCGCGCTGCCGTTAAGGAAACCGCCCAAGCGTAGCGGCAGGATACGAGTCATCAACATCGGTGACTTCGAATACTCCGCCTGCGGTGGGACGCACTGCGCCAACTCGTCTGAGATAGGCGTCGTGAAGATAATCGGCGTGGAAAAGATTCGTGGACATGTTCTCATAAAGTTTCTGGTTGGTGTGCAAGCATTCGATGACTATTGCGCACGCTTCGAGGTTACTTCGGAGTTGGCCCGGAAGTTCACCTGCCATTACAAAGACCTGCCGGAGAAGATTGAATCTCTCACCGGCCAACAAAAGGAACTCAAGCAGGAACTGGTCGGTCTCTACAAAGAGATACTGCCCATCCGAGCCGACAAACTTGCCGCACCGGTAATCGCCAAAGAGGGCCGTTTACTGGGCGCCGAATCTGATCTGCCCGGTGCCCGTCTGATGTCTCAGTTGGCCCAGTTGATCGCCGAGAGAATCCACGGGGTGGCGCTGCTGAGCCGCGAGAACCGCCTGGTACTGGCCGTGGCCGAGGAGAGTCCCTTTGATGCCCGGAAACTGGCGGCCCAGCTTAGTGAGAGATTCGGTGTCAAAGGAGGCGGTAATCGTCTTCTGGCCCAGGTGGGTGGTGCTGAATCTACAATGCTTCGGGAATATGAGATGTTTGTCAAAGGACTTATTGAGGAGTAACTGATGTTCTTGCGTGTGCTCGGACTGGTGTTCATGATTGCAGCGGTTGCCATTGCGACCGACGATGCACCTTCCGATATCACGCTGACAGATATGGACGAGTTGGAGGTCCTGCTCAGGGACGGCAAGTATCTTTCATACATCACCGGCAACGTCGTTTTTGAAACTCAGACGGGAAAGATCTATTGTGATTCAGCAGTTTGGTCGCAGGAGGAGTTTGTCAGGCTTAACGGCAACGTCCGTGTGGTCGACTCAGGTTACAGTCTGATCGCCGACTCGGTCCTTTATGATCTGGTGGACTCGCTGGCCTTTGCATGGGGGGAGAGGGTGGAACTTTGGTCGTTTGATGATTCGGTCTATGCGGTCGGTCCGTATGCCGTGGTTGATCGGCGGTCCGACGATTTCTTTATGAACCAGCGACCCCTTTTGTATCTCAAGTATCCGGACAGTTCAACCATGGTGGAAGTGCTGGCCGACTCCGTTGTCTACCTGGGCGACTCTTCTTTGGCCACGGCGGTGGGGGACGTTGTTATTTCCTCTTCGGAGTTCTCTTCCACCTCTGGATTTGCCCGCATGCACGGCGAGGGCGACAGCCTCACCTTGCGCGAATTTCCCACAGCCGAACGGGGAGGATCGAAACTATCGGGCGGCCTGATCACCGTTGGCTATGAAGACGATCTGATCCGCAAGATTGTCGTCGTGGACTCGGCCCATGGTGACTTTACCGAAGCGGTCGATTCGGGCGGTCTGTTCACGGATCGCTCCGTTCTTTCCGGTGGACGGATAGAAATGGACTTTGCAAAAGGCATGCTCAGCCGGATCACCTGCACCGAACAGGCTTACTCCTGGTATTACCCATCATCGCGCGGCGGCACCGAGTTCAACGAGAATTCGGTGTCGGGCGACACTATCCGCTTTCGGGTCGACAACGAGCGTCTGTTGGCTGTCGACGTCAAGGGTGGCGCTATCGGAACCTTTGTGAACGGTCGCCTGGTGCCGGGCGACACGGTGGTCATCACCTCAGCCGACACGGTCGACTATGATGCCCGATACATTGAGTACAATCTGGTGGACTCGACCATCAGCCTCCATGATGGCAGCCATGTAACTTCCGGCCCGGTCGCGCTGGCCGCTCAGCGAATTCTGTTCGACACGCGGGGCAGTATTATCGAAGCGTTCTCAGCCGCCCTTGAGCCTGAAGTCGAGGACAGCAGTGAAAGTTCCGAAGATAAACCGCGGTTACAGCCCAACGAGCTCCCGGTCGAATTAAAAGATGGTGACCAGGTGATGCACGGCAACTATCTTGAGTATTCTCTTCAAACCAAGAAGGGACGAATCGTAAAATCAAAATCAGCCTACGACAAGGGTTTCTATTACGGCGACAAGCTCTTTCGAGAACAGGAGGATATCTTCTACATCGAAGAGGGCATCTACACAACTTGTGACCTGGAGGACCCGCATTTTCATTTTCGGTCCAGCGATCTCAAACTGATCGAAGGGGATAAACTGATCGCCCGGCCGGTGGTATTCTATCTGGGGCAGGTGCCCTTGCTGGCCATACCGTACTATGTTTTTCCCCTTGAACGGGGTCGACACTCCGGCTTCCTGCCGTTTACTTTCGGTAACTTCGAGCGCGGCGTGCGCTATGTGAGGGATATCGGATACTACTGTGCGGCCTCGGAGTACTGGGACTGGCGCGGCTCGGTGGACTATTACGACAATCGCGACACCTGGACAATAAACTCACGCCTGCGGTTTGCCAAGCGGTACGTCATCGAGAACACTCACATCACCGGCTCGTTCACTCGCGAGAACCAGTATAACAGCCTCACAACGACTGAGGGCAGGCGGGATCGATGGGCGATCAAGGGTGCCTACAATCACAACATTCTGCCATCTCTGGCTCTTAAGGCTTTCGGCGAGTATCAGTCCGACAATACATACTTCACCGACTATTCGCCCAACCTCGATGAACAACTGAACCGGTCGCTGAAGTCTCAGGCCACACTGTCCAAGAAATTCGACAATGGAGTCTCGGCCACCGCCACTGTTTCGCACACTGAAAATCTGGACTTTGCCACCCGTCGCGACCAGCTTCCGGCGGCGTCGGTTTCTTTGCCGACTATATTTGTGTTCGGAAACGGTAGTCGCGATGCCGACGGCCAGCTTCAGCAAAAGTGGTATCACAGTTTTGCCTTCCGGTATTCGCCCAGTTTGCTGAATTTCTCCAGCCGCAAGACCGATACCACCGTCTATGAGAGCTACTATCTGGATAACGACACCGTCGTCACCACCGAGACCAAGCGTGCCTTTCGCAGCCGCAAAAAGTATGTCAGCGTGACGCACAAGCCGTCGCTTACACTTCCGCGCATCAAGCTGGGGCCGTATGTGAACATCGTGCCCGGCTTTGGATATAGTGAGACCTGGGTCAGGATCATTCGTACCGATCAGTCAGACTCAGCCGGGGTGGAGCCGGGGACCTACCGAACCTACACCTGGAACGCCGGCGTCTCTGCTTCGACCAAGCTATACGGGACTATCCATCCCAACATCGGCGGCCTTCTCGGACTGCGCCATGTAATAACCCCCAGCATCACTTATGGCTACCGGCCGGAAGTGGACCGCCATCCGGAAATCCGCAGGTACGCAGCCGGTGTTTCAAGTACCAAGAGTTCGTCGCTGGCCGTATCTCTCAGTCAGGACTTTCAGGCCAAGGTCAAATCCGGCGACGCCGAGCGCAGCCTGAATCTACTAAATCTGAAAACCGGCTTTGGCTACAATTTCGAGGCCGATGAGAAACCGCTGAGTAATCTGATCACCAGTTTCCAGTCGACCGCTGTGCCCAATTTATCTGTGAGTGGCGGAATAACGCACTCTTTTTATGACCCGGACACTGATGAACTGGAGTTTTGGTCCCCTTTTCGCCAAAGCTTCAATGTCAGAACCAGTCTGAACCTGAAGGGCGTTTTCCCGTTCTTTGACGATGTAAGCACTGTTCCGCAAGGGGCGGATTCAGCTTCGCAGTTGGGCGATCAGTCGGTCGGTTCAGCCGGCGGCGGCGGCAAGGGTAGTTGGGCCTGCAAGCTGGACTACAGCTATTCAGAGTCCGGGCGCGGTGCAGGGTGGAGCAAAACGAGTTCGTTCTTTGTCCAAACGACCATTAATTTCAACTTAACCCCAACAACACGTGTTACTTACACTCAACG encodes:
- a CDS encoding alanyl-tRNA editing protein — its product is MTERLYYHDSGLLTFQATIVGSRDEDGRSVTVLDRSAFYPTSGGQQFDTGRLNDCDIIDVSETEDGQVRHYSVQRVGEVGDEVAGLVDRDRRRRHCCLHTGQHILSHVSMQLYELKTVSVHLGDEYGAVELDGGSLSPEDIIRLELRANEIVGRAHPVEIIFAEGDELAALPLRKPPKRSGRIRVINIGDFEYSACGGTHCANSSEIGVVKIIGVEKIRGHVLIKFLVGVQAFDDYCARFEVTSELARKFTCHYKDLPEKIESLTGQQKELKQELVGLYKEILPIRADKLAAPVIAKEGRLLGAESDLPGARLMSQLAQLIAERIHGVALLSRENRLVLAVAEESPFDARKLAAQLSERFGVKGGGNRLLAQVGGAESTMLREYEMFVKGLIEE
- a CDS encoding MATE family efflux transporter; the encoded protein is MNKTDNITSGPITRTVFSLAVPVVLGMLMEFALASTDYFWVGKLGATAQDAITSSMVVIWTIFATISLVSVGVTALVARYVGAKELDRVVFYIRQGVAMAIGMALLFSVAGYFLTPSMLRFMDTGDATMLHAVPYLRIFFLSSVFFFLTDTAYAVFRASGDTRTPTKVSVMVVLLNMALDPLLIFGWGPVPALGVAGASLASAIALGVGSTTIIVRMLRGGLGYKVTGLVSRLPQFGHLLKIAKIGLPVSTQQFVFIFVYWFLIKIVHQFGETAAAAMGIGNRMESFSYLTCYGFSVAASTMVGQNLGAKQPDRAARCAWGATGTAVGITFIISLLFIFLPKGIASIFTDDPVVLEIAIDYLIILGLSQMTMALEIVLEGAFGGAGDTVPPMVVMIPGSAIRVPLAYYLCFNLDWGINGVWWTLTITSGFKALLLSLWFKRGKWKLKEV
- a CDS encoding putative LPS assembly protein LptD, producing the protein MFLRVLGLVFMIAAVAIATDDAPSDITLTDMDELEVLLRDGKYLSYITGNVVFETQTGKIYCDSAVWSQEEFVRLNGNVRVVDSGYSLIADSVLYDLVDSLAFAWGERVELWSFDDSVYAVGPYAVVDRRSDDFFMNQRPLLYLKYPDSSTMVEVLADSVVYLGDSSLATAVGDVVISSSEFSSTSGFARMHGEGDSLTLREFPTAERGGSKLSGGLITVGYEDDLIRKIVVVDSAHGDFTEAVDSGGLFTDRSVLSGGRIEMDFAKGMLSRITCTEQAYSWYYPSSRGGTEFNENSVSGDTIRFRVDNERLLAVDVKGGAIGTFVNGRLVPGDTVVITSADTVDYDARYIEYNLVDSTISLHDGSHVTSGPVALAAQRILFDTRGSIIEAFSAALEPEVEDSSESSEDKPRLQPNELPVELKDGDQVMHGNYLEYSLQTKKGRIVKSKSAYDKGFYYGDKLFREQEDIFYIEEGIYTTCDLEDPHFHFRSSDLKLIEGDKLIARPVVFYLGQVPLLAIPYYVFPLERGRHSGFLPFTFGNFERGVRYVRDIGYYCAASEYWDWRGSVDYYDNRDTWTINSRLRFAKRYVIENTHITGSFTRENQYNSLTTTEGRRDRWAIKGAYNHNILPSLALKAFGEYQSDNTYFTDYSPNLDEQLNRSLKSQATLSKKFDNGVSATATVSHTENLDFATRRDQLPAASVSLPTIFVFGNGSRDADGQLQQKWYHSFAFRYSPSLLNFSSRKTDTTVYESYYLDNDTVVTTETKRAFRSRKKYVSVTHKPSLTLPRIKLGPYVNIVPGFGYSETWVRIIRTDQSDSAGVEPGTYRTYTWNAGVSASTKLYGTIHPNIGGLLGLRHVITPSITYGYRPEVDRHPEIRRYAAGVSSTKSSSLAVSLSQDFQAKVKSGDAERSLNLLNLKTGFGYNFEADEKPLSNLITSFQSTAVPNLSVSGGITHSFYDPDTDELEFWSPFRQSFNVRTSLNLKGVFPFFDDVSTVPQGADSASQLGDQSVGSAGGGGKGSWACKLDYSYSESGRGAGWSKTSSFFVQTTINFNLTPTTRVTYTQRYDFLRSKTISNRVNIVKKLHCWSGSLYWVPVGPNRGFGFKLFVTEMPEIKIDNGHDSFTSGLQSFR
- a CDS encoding fumarylacetoacetate hydrolase family protein translates to MPKRFVRFDNPESKSAEYGKIENDRVFALDPASGEPAGDADQGFALTDVKLLAPVEPSKIVCIGLNYHAHVAASQSADNAPKQPLIFLKPPSSVIGPGDAIVHTAQSERVDYEAELGVVVGRTAKNVSRRDADKFILGLTCVNDVTARDLQKKDGQWSRAKGFDTFCPVGPWIITGVDYSDVLVEGILNGEVMQSGRTSLMIFDIPYLISYVSSIMTLYPGDLISTGTPAGIAPMKPGDEIEVRIENVGSLTNPIAAPGAV